The nucleotide window TGCTTATAAGCCCACAAAAGAGGCTCTTTCTCTTGTGCAAAACAAAGAAGATGGAGCTATGGTATTTGGCAATCCAAATGCTGAAACAGGTATTATCTTTTACCAAGGTGCAAAAGTAGAGGCGGAGGCATACAGCTATATTGGATACGAGCTACAAAAGAAAGGCTACTTCACTGTTATACCGCAGTTGCCATTGCGTTTTGCCATTTTTGATGTCAATAAGGCAGACGAAATCATCAAGAGCTACCCACAGGTAAGAAGGTGGTATATAGCGGGTCATTCTTTAGGGGGAGCGATGGGTGCTAGGTACGCTTATGAAAATAAAGATAAAGTCGCTGGGATCATGTTTCTGGCTGCTTATCCAGCAGATGACCTTTCCAACACGTCTATTCCAATTCTGTCCGTTTATGGTGAAAGAGATGGAGTGGCTACGCTGTCACAAATGAAAGAGAAAGAACAGCTTCTTTCCAAAAACACTACTCTACATATGATTAAGGGTGGAAATCATGCTCACTTTGGCATGTATGGTGAGCAAAAGGGCGATAATAAAAGTACGATTACAGCAAAGCAGCAACAAAAGGAAACCATTGAAGTTATGACAGAATGGTTAAATAGGCAACACTAAGGAGACAACGTATGAGCGTTGTCTTTTTATATGGATTCACAATATGGTGTATTTCTAAAAAGAGTTTCATTTTTAATACTTTTTTAAGAAATGGTTTATAAGTCTTTTAGTTTTATCCGATATGATAAAGGAAGAACAACAACGACCTAGAGGGGGATAGGAATGAATACATTTTGGTTGAAGAATGTCTTACTAGAAACAGGTTATAAATATGAAGATGATGTGGTAACAGAAACAGAGACAGCTCAATTTCATTTATTTATTGAAGATGGAACGATTCAAAATATAATCAGTGCCAATGAAGATTTACCAGCAGAAGCAAGTTATTATGATGCGTGTGGTTTATTAGTGTTGCCTTCGTTTGCTGAAATGCACATTCATCTCAATAAAACTTATTATGGGGGACCCTGGAAAGCCCCAACACCCAATCCAAGCGTTTTTAAAAGAATAGCTGAGGAGCAAAAATTACTTCCTGAGCAGCTGCGTTTTGTTAAGGAAAGAGCGAAGAAAATTTTAAATCAGGAATCCTCTAGTGGGACAACTTTTGTGAGAACACATTGCAATATTGATCATTCTATTGGTTTGCACCACCTTGAGTTAACGATGGAAGTACTAACAGATTACAAGAATAAACTAGACGGGGAAATTGTAGCATTCCCGCAACATGGTTTATTGAGAAATCATGCGGTTTCCTTGATGAAGGAGGCTTTGAGAACCGGTGCAAGCTTAGTCGGCGGATTGGATCCTGCTACTGTAGATGGAGATATTGAAAAATCGTTATTTACGATGATGGATTTGGCAGTAGAATTTAATGTGGATATTGATATGCATCTACATGATGACGGTAGCTTAGGAACGTACACGATGAAGCGCTTAGCGCAACTGACAGAGGAAGCAGGGTGGCACAATCGTGTTACGATTAGTCATGCATTTGGACTAGGAGCAGTTTCTTCAAAAGAAGCTGAGGACTTAGCTGAAACATTTGCAGCGTTAGGTATTCGTATTGCGTCTACTATACCTGTTGATATTCCAGGTGTACCTGTCCCGCTGCTACAGGCTAAAGGTGTTGAGATACAACTTGGTACGGACAGTCTCACAGATCATTGGGATCCATTCGGTACCGGCGATATGTTAGATAAAGCCAATATTCTGGCACAACGCTTTAGGTGGATTGACGAGAAATCATTGGGACAGGCGTTACCATTCATTACAAAAGGAAAGTGTTCGCTTGATTGCAATGGAAAGCAACAATGGCCAAGGATTGGTGATAGGGCGGATTTTATATTAATAAAAGCTTCTTCCGCAGCAGAGGTTATTGCTCGTAAGCCGAACAAACGAATTGTTTTTTACAAAGGGCAATCTGTAGCAGGAGAATTACCTCCAGTAAAAATGGAAAGACAAAACTAAGGATGAAATGCATGTCAATTAAAACAAAATTTTTACTATCCTATATCGTAGTGATATGTATATCCATTATTTTAATGTTCGCTGCAGGCTTTTTAATATTGTTTACAATTACAGGAGATGCAAAATCGGTAAAATATTTCTATAAAAACTCTCATATTAATAAACCGCTAAGTGCGGCTGAGGAAAGCGCATATTTGGATTTGAAATTTTTAGCGAAGCATACACCGAATGAGCTATTAGACATGAAACATGTTGAGAATAGACCTAGTGTTGAAGTTGTGATTCGAAAGGGTCATAACGTCACATATGCATCATCACCATTAAACCGAAATGCAGTTTCAAAAGCGTTACCCGATTTTGAAGAAGGTAACATTCGTATACGAGATACGATGCAAGTGAATGATACCTTTTACACATACGTAAAATTTGATTTTTTCTTTCCTGATAACGAAGAAGGAAGTATATTTGTGCTTCGTAAGATTAGCTCATATACAGAGCTTGTCCGAAATCTATTTCCCATTCTATTTGGCTTACTGTTGCTGTTTTTAATTGTGACGCTGGGAGCGGTCAATTATATCGTTTCGAGGAGCATTATTAGACCGTTACTCATCTTAAAGAGAGGCACTGAACGCATTTGGGAAGGTGATTTAAACTTCAAGCTATATGGGAATTCTCAAGATGAAGTTGGGCAGCTTACACAATCCTTTGAGGAAATGAGAAAAAAGTTAAAAGAATCCATCGAACTGCAGCTGCAGTACGAGGAAAGTAGAAAAGAGCTGCTCTCTAATATTTCACATGATTTAAAAACTCCAATTACATCCATTATTGGTTATGTAGAAGGCATTCGTGATGGCATAGCAAATACGAAAGAGAAAATGGATAAATATTTAACTACAATTTATACAAAAGCTAAGGATTTGGATGCTCTAATTGAAGAATTATTTTTATTTTCAAAGCTTGATCTACAAAGGATACCATTTGTATTTGAGAAGGTGAATATCTCTCAGTATGTGCAGGATTATGCAGAAGAGCTGCAATTAGATTTGCAAGAACAAGGAATAGAGGTTATCGTAAAACACTCATGTTCCACTCCTATTGATGTAGAACTAGATCGTGAAAAAATCAAACGTGTATTCTCTAACTTAGTGCATAATAGCGTGAAGTATATGGAAAAGGAGCAGAAGCAAATTCAGATTTCTTTACATGAAGATTTAGATGCTGTTACCGTGCAAGTGTCAGATAATGGACCGGGTATTCATTCTGCAGAACTACCGTATATCTTTGAACGTTTTTACCGAGTAGAGCAATCAAGAAGCAAGCAAACAGGCGGAAGTGGTCTCGGCCTGGCGATTGCAAAACAAATTGTACAGGGGCATGGTGGTACAATCTGGGCTAATAGTGAAGAGGGAAAAGGATTGGATGTATTCTTTACTTTACCGAAAGCAAAGAGGGAGGATACAGTATGAAGCATATTTTAATTATTGAAGACGAAGAAAGTATCGCAGAATTACAAAAGGATTACCTTGAAATCAATGGATATCAGGTAGATGTAGAACTATCAGGTGAAACCGGGATGCAGCGCGCTTTGCAAGGAGGATACGATTTAATTATTTTGGATATTATGCTGCCTCAAATCAATGGGTTTGAAGTCTGTAAAAAAATAAGATCTGCTGTTGATATACCCATTTTGCTAGTATCGGCAAAGAAAGAAGAAATTGACAAAATACGTGGTCTTGGTTTAGGAGCGGATGACTATATTACTAAACCATTTAGTCCGAGTGAGCTTGTCGCAAGGGTAAAAGCGCATCTCGCTCGATATGAACGATTAGCCGGAAGCGGCTCTGTCCAGCAAAGCAATTCTATATATGTGCATGGCATTACAATCGATAAAGCGGCACGACGTGTCTATATTCACAATGAAGAAGTTCCGTTTACTACAAAAGAATTTGAATTACTTACATTTTTTGTTCTACATCCTAATCAGGTTTTAAGTAAAACACAGCTGTTTGAAAGTATTTGGGGCTATGATTCAGCCGGAGATGTGTCTACAGTTACGGTACATATCCGGAAATTACGTGAGAAAATAGAACGCGATCCCGCACACCCGCAGTACATAGAAACCCTATGGGGAGCAGGGTATCGGTTTAATATATAGGTTGTGTTACAGTCTTTGGAATTTTCAACATAAACTGTTCTTGGATTGTACAACAAAAACTATGATAAAAAAGCAGATTTCTTTTATCGAAATTCTGCTTTTTAGCAGTTATATGGCAAAACTTTTTATAATACCTGTAAAATAACTGTATAGCAGTAAAAAAGTTGCAGTTATGGGGGCGTTTTGTTTGAAGAAAGAGAGAATAAGAGAGTATGGCATTAAAATTGGGCGGCTACAGCCAGGCTCTCGCAATGCGATTACTGATGTAGAGGGTATCACAGTAGGACATGTTACGTTAAGTGAGGGAGATATGCAAACAGGGGTAACAGCTATTGTCCCTCATCAAGGTAACATATTTCGAGAAAAGCTTGTCGCTTCTAGTCATGTGATTAACGGTGTTGGAAAAACGCTCGGAACGATTCAGATTGAGGAACTGGGTACGCTCGAAACACCTATCGTGTTAACCAATACGTTAAGTGTTGGCATCGCGGCAGATGCTCTGATTGAATATATGCTAGATGACACGCCTGAAATTGGCAGAACGACAGGAAGTGTGAATCCTGTCGTCTGTGAATGTAACGACATGCTTTTGAACGATATCCGTGCCGGGTTTGTTACAAAAGAGCATGTGCTACAAGCTCTTCGAAATACTTCAGTAGAGGTTGAAGAAGGAGCAGTCGGGGCTGGGACTGGCATGCTTTGTTATTCATTAAAGGGAGGGATTGGGACGGCTTCTAGAATGATGGAGATGGAGCATGGCACATATACAATGGGGGTACTGATCCTTACTAATTTTGGAATTCTAAGTGATTTACGTGTCGATGGAAAAGCAGTGGGAGAAGAATTGCGCGATGCTATCTTGCACTCTTGGGAAGAAAAAGACAAGGGCTCTGTTATTATAATTGTGGCCACAGATCTGCCCGTATCTGAAAGACAATTAAAGCGCATTATAAAAAGAACAGTGGTTGGTTTATCGCGAACAGGATCAATCATTACAACCGGTAGCGGTGAAGTGGTAATCGGTTTTTCAACCGCTAATACAATTCCGCATCAACAAAAGCAGCTGCGTAAGCTTTCTATTGTTCCTGAGGATGACTTGGATGTAGCTTTTCGAGCTATCAGCGAGGCGACAGAGGAAGCGGTTTTAAATGCGTTAATTGCTGCGACACCTGTTGTTGGAAGGGACAAAAATGAAAGACCCGCACTGTATGATTTGCTACAGGAATATGGTATCTCTTTAAAGTAAAAAAGCTCCTGCACACAGGAGCTTTTTACTTAGGATGATAACTGCCCAATCACAGATGGAGAAGGGTGTGTCATCGCATAAGGATTTAAAATAGCATCTAACGTACTCTCATCAAGAACATTGTAAAGCAAGCACAGTTCACGGACCGATTTTCCGGTTGAAACAGCTTCTTGTGCAATACGTGAAGCTGTTTCGTATCCGATATGGGGACTGATTGCTGTAATGATGCCAACACTGTTGTCTACATATTCCTTCAGCATGCTTTCATTAGCTACAATGCCTTCTACACAATACTTTCTGAAGACCTCAAAGGCATTATTCATGATACTGATAGACTGTAGAAGATTGAAAACGAGAACGGGCTCCATTACATTCAGCTCCAGCTGACCAGCCTCAGATGCTAAACAAATGGTATGGTCGTTACCAATTACCTGAAACGCAACTTGATTGATTAATTCCGCCATAACAGGATTCACTTTGCCAGGCATGATAGAAGAACCTGGTTGTCGCGGCGGAAGCTGAATTTCTGCTAAGCCCACCCGTGGTCCTGAGGCCATAAGTCGTAAATCATTGGCAATTTTAGACATATTCATCATGCATACCTTAAGAGCAGCAGAAACCTCTGTATAAGCATCTGTGTTTTGCGTGGCATCCACGAGATGCTCAGCGCTTGTTAAAGGAAAACCGCTAATAACAGATAAATACCGTACAACAGCCTCAATATAGCGAACATCGGCATTTAGACCTGTACCAACTGCCGTAGCACCGATATTGACTTCATATAAGTGCTGACATGAGATATTCACACGTTTAATATCTCGTTGTAATACACGACTGTAAGCTTCGAATTCTTGTCCCAGACGAATAGGTACTGCGTCTTGCAGGTGCGTACGTCCCATTTTAATAATATGATCAAACTCAGCACCTTTTTTAGCAAAAGCTTCTTGTAGCTTATTCATGGTTTGCAATAATGCTTCCGCCATCTGTAGTGCTGCAAGGTGAATGCCAGTCGGAAATACATCGTTGGTGGACTGTGACATGTTGACATGGGTATTGGGGCTTATATAAGCATAATCGCCTTTATCTCTTCCCAGCATTTCAAGTGCACGATTGGCAATCACCTCATTCATGTTCATGTTGAGAGAAGTTCCTGCACCGCCTTGGATGGGATCGACGATAAACTGCTCCAGCAACTGTCCGTCGATAATTTCTTCTGCTGCTTTGACAATGGCTCTTCCTATTTCGGATGGCAATCGCTTCGATTCCATATTCGCCAAGGCACATGCTTTCTTGACCATGGCAATCGCTGTAATTAAAGATGGGTGAATACGATAGCCCGTGATAGGAAAGTTTTCTAAAGCACGCAATGTTTGCACCCCGTAATAAGCCTCTTTCGGAACATGCTTTTCTCCTAAGAAATCTCGCTCGATGCGTGTAGCATTCACAATTTTCACGTCTCCTTTTTATTTGAAGCTTTGCCAATGGCCTCTGTAAATGGCAGTTGCGATTTACAGAGGCTAAAAATAGGTAATTTGGATAAGGTTTATTCGAAAGTTCCTTTTACGAGTGTTTGGCCGTGCTTTACCATAACTTTCCCTTGTGCAATGACTGTATCGATTTGTAATGTATCTTTTGTCAGGAGCACAAGATCAGCATCCTTTTCAACTTGCAGGCATCCTTTTTGGTTTAGCCTTAACACTTGTGCAGGATTAGCTGTTATAACTTGAAGAGCAGTTTCCAGCGGTATCCCTTCAATCAAAACGGCGTCACGTACTTCTTGGAACAGAGAAGACACTTTTCCGACCTGTAGGCCTTGATACTCACCAGTTGCATCAAATAATGGAAGGCTTGCTTGCCCATCTGAAGAGAAGGTGATACATCCAACTGGAACACCTTCTTCCAGCATAAGGCGCAGGGCAGTACTACATTTTACTTCACCTTCCTCTAAAAACTGAGGAATGGTGCTTGTTGTGAAATCCACATATCCACCGCGTTTGGCATAGTCAATGCCACCCTGGAACAACTCTTCATTTCGGTTGATATGAGTGGGATGAAAATGACGAATCGGAATATTGGTGCGATCCGCTACTTCGTGAAGTAAAGCTAACTTTTCTTTTCCATCTCCCAAATGAATTTCCAGCAGTCCAGCTTTACCTGATAAAATGCCGCCGTTTCGCGCCGCAGTGGCAATTTTGACAAACTCTTCAAAGGTAGGTTCAGAAGAGCGGTGGTCGGAAATAGCAATCTCGCCGACACCAATAATTTTATCAATCAAGATAATGTCTTCTTCAATTCGACCTGTTAATGTTTTTACTGGTACTTGATAAGAACCTGTATGAATCCAGCAGGAAACGCCTTCTTCCTCTAAAGCCCGTGCTTTTGCCAGTAAATCTTCCATTTTGCGGGTTGTACCATCAGTTCCTAGGACACCAATTACAGTTGTAATACCAGATGTGGTGAGGTCACTTAACATGAGCTCCGGGGTGCGGGTTTTAAAGCCGCCCTCCCCGCCCCCGCCAATGATGTGAACATGTGAATCAATGAATCCCGGAACTACAAGTAAGTCTGTTGCATCGATAACTTGAACGGGAAAATCATCAGGGACTGTAAGATTGTCGCCCAAATATGCAATTTTCCCGCCTGCAATTAAAACATCTTTATATCCGATCTCATTGGGTGCATATACATATCCGTTTTTTATTAATGTAAGCAATTCTTCTTTCCCCCTAAACGTTGTTTAAAAAGGTCCGTAATTAATGGCATGTGCAATAATTACGGCGATCAGTCCGATGACAAATTGAATCGCGACTAATGGGAGAATCCACTTTGCCCATTTTGTCCAAGGGATACCCGCAATCGCCAAGCCTGCCATTAATGTACCGGCTGTTGGAAAAATAATATTTCCGATGCCATCCGCGAAAGAGAACGAAAGAACAGCAGTTTGACGTGTGATATCAAGTAAATCTGCAAGTGGTGTCATAACTGGCATTGTCAGCATGGCATGTCCGCTACCTGATGCTAAAATAAAGTGAATCAGTGTTTGGAATGTATACATACCAGTAACACTTAAGTAACCCGGTACATGTTTAATTGATTCAGAAACTTCGTATAGCATAGGGTCAACGATATGACCTTCATTCAAAACAACTAGAATGGCACGAGAAATACCGATAACCAAAGCACCGCTAATTAAAGCTGCAGAACCTTCTGTAAAGGATTTTACTGTGCGATCAATTGAAAGTTTACCGATGATAGCGATTACAATTGTTAAAATTACAAACAGAGAAGCAATTTCTGTGATATACCACTGATATTTAATAACACCAAATGCTAGTACTACATAGTTTAGAAGAAAAGCTGCCAGAATCCATTTATGCTTTGCGCTCAAGGACGCTTTAGAAGTTAACAAATCGTTTGCATCTTCAGTACGATATTTCCCGTAGAAACCTAAAGAAGGATTTTTCTTTACTTTCATCGCATAACGATAGACGAAAGTAACAGAAACAAGGTAAACTATCACAAATAAGGCAAGACGATAACCCATTCCTGAAAACGTAGGCAACTCTGCGATACCTTGTGCAATCCCTACTGTAAACGGATTCATAACTGCTGTTGTAAAACCGGCAGAAGCACCAACTAATACAATTGCTGTTCCTGTAATCGTATCAAAACCTAACGCTAAAGCTAGTGGAATTAATAAAGGAATATAAGCCAGAGTTTCTTCCGCCATTCCCATTAAAGAACCACCTGCAGCAAAAAATAGCATCATAACAGGGATTAATAGCTTTTCACGAGTTTGCAGTTTCGTCGCCATTGTTTTAATTAACACATCAACTGTGCCTGTTGCACTTAATACACCAAAAAATCCACCAATAATAAGTACAAAGAAGATAATATTAGCAGCTTCCACCATACCTGTATGAATTGACTTTGTCATATCAAATAATCCGACTGGTGTAGAGTCAATCCATTTAAAAGAGTTTGGATCAACTGTAGTGCGGCCGTCTTGTTCAATACGCGTATACTCACCTGCAGGTAAAATATAGGTTAGTAGTGTCGCGATAACAAGCATGCCGAGCAGTAAAGCAAAAACGTTCAATTTCCATTCTCTTTTACGTTTTGGTTCTGTAACGATTACTTCTTGCTTCATAACCTCTCTCCTTTTGTCTATTTAGTAAGATTGGGTAATGTAAGAGTCCCCTTCGCTTAATGTATAAGCAAATTGCGTGCCAATTCTAGTAGGGTTTAATTTTAAAGAATTTTAAGAAAAATAATGCAATTTTAGGTTTTTTTCGGTTGTTTTTGGGTGTTATAATGAAACCAATTATATGCAGAAAGGTGTTTTCGCATGAAGAAATCGCTTGTTTTGATTGCCGGTAGTGTTAAGACGAGAGAAGCCTTACATCATCAATTAAAGCAACTGCTAGGAGATTATATTTCTATTAATAGTTATGCAATCGACGAGGGAATTGCCTGGCCGCTAACAGCAGATGTCGTTTTGTATTCATCTGAAGTTGTGAAATTTGAAGCAAATCGAAAACTGGTAATAGAAACAAATCATAGTATGGTTGGCAAACGAACATTGCATCATGAATATATTGATTTACTATTACGAATTCCAAGTGGCCGCAGAGTATTAGTTGTCAACGATGACTATGATGCGGCGGTAGAGCTCATTCAATCCTTATATAGACTTGGTATTGATCATATTGAGTTTTTTCCGTTTAAAAAAGAGCAGGTATTCTATGAGGATATATACATCGCAATTTCTCCAGGTGAGGCTCATCTTGCACCTCCTTATATGAAAGAAGTTATTGATATAGGCGTACGGTTATTTGATATGACCACAGTGTTAGAGATTGTGAAAGATTGTGGTCTAGATGAAAGTATTTCTGTTATTATTTCCGATCGTTATATTCGTAATATTATTGAATTACAGCGCAAACTCATGGAGGCAGAGCAGCTTACGAAACGTGTAAATGAACATATCCAGAATGTAGTTGATACAGTTGATGATGGTATATTGGCTATTGATGCGAATGAAATCATTACAGTATTTAACAAGGGAATGGAAGCTATTCTTCGGGTACCTATGGAACAAGCGATAGGTCAACCAATCTCTCGTATCTTGCCGCAGCGGGAAATCGTAGAATTTATTCGAACCGGAATAGAGGACAATAAGTACTTTAATATGAATGGAGTGGACAGCGTTGTATTTCGTTTTCCAATGCTGCAGGAAAATCGAATTGTAGTAACGTTTAAGAGTGTAAGCCAAGCGTTTGAAATAGAAAAAACAGCTCAAAGAGAATTTCGAAATCAAGGCTTTGTGGCGAAATATAGCTTTGAAGATATTATTGGTGAGCACGCTTCCTTAATTGCCTGTAAGCAAGTTGCGAAAAAGCTGGCTTTATCCAATCATCCCATTTTGATTCAAGGAGAGACGGGAACGGGCAAAGAGTTGTTTGCGCATGCTATACATAAACAGTCAAACCGAAAAAATGGTCCGTTTGTTGCTGTGAATTGTAGTGCATTTACTGAGAGTTTATTAGAGAGTGAATTATTTGGCTACGAAGAAGGTACATTCACAGGTGCAAAAAAGGGTGGTAAAAAGGGACTATTTGAGCTTGCTGATAATGGTACGATATTTCTCGATGAAATTGGCGATATCAGCTTGCATGTACAGTCGCATCTCTTGCGGGTTTTACAGGAGCAGGAGATACGAAGAGTGGGAGGCAGAAAAATTATCCCAATTAATGTGCGTGTTATTGCTGCCACTAACAAGAACATTCAAAAGAAAATAGAAGACGGTTCGTTTCGTTCGGATTTATTTTATCGGTTAAATGTATTGGGATTTCATATTCCCTCATTACGTCTTCGCCAACAGGACATTCCCCTTCTCATTAGGCACTTTATTTCAAAAAGCGGCAGGTGGATTAGTGTCGAAGAAGAGGTCATGCAAACGATGATGGAGCATAACTGGCCGGGGAATATACGTGAATTAAAAGGTGTACTTGATTATATGCTGGCGGTGTCTGATGGCCGAAGTATTACACCGAAAGATGTGCCGGGAGATCGGTTTCATAGCTCAGAGCAATCACGTGCACTTTGGCATACTGAGTATAATTTTGCAAAAACGGTGCTTGAGATGCGTGAACACTTATGTATATTAGAAACGATTAAACGTTGTAATGATGCAGGAAAAGCTGCAAGCAGAGAATATATCTCATTGCAAAGCATGGAATATGATGCCTTTCTCTCTCCGCAGCAGGTTCGCCTTCGCTTAACGCACTTGCAGGAGGAGGGCTTTGTGGTAAAAGGAAAAGGACGTGCAGGAACGAAAATTACGTCTGCAGGTGTGGACTATTTACGCTTTTTAAAAACACAGCAGCATACAACTTCAACCATATCAACATAAAAAGGAAGCCGTTAGTTGGCTTCCTTTTTGTATATTACGGCGTATTTCCGCCGTATACATTGCCCGTGGAGGAGGTAATGACGCCGTTATTTACGTTTAACGTATATGGCAATCCGCCATTTCCAGTCCACGTCGTTAAATTGAATGTGCTTCCGTGAAACAATTTGTAGATTGAAACATTTCTAAAAGTAAGTGGAGAACCACTTTGACAAACAAGCGGTGCTTCATTTGATTTTGCCATGTAAACACCTGGGTTTACAGCGCCTGGTTGTGTTACAACTTTTGCTGTACCATCTTTTTCAATTAATAGTGCCGATTTTTCGTTTACTGCAATGCCTTTTGCAGTTGCTGCAGTTTCTTCGCCGTCTTGAATATTACGTGCTATAAAGGTTAAAAATCTGCCCATGCGATCACGTTGTTCAAAATGTGTGTCAGTTTGGATATTGTGATTGACTGATGTTTGAATTAAGTAGTCTGTAAAAGAAATGAGAGAGCTGTAAGGGTTATTGAGTGCTGTCGTGGAATCAAGTGTTGTCGAACCGGCTGAGATAGAATCGTAAATATGATCGCCTTGAATCATTGTACCCGCACTTGTGCCGCCGAACGGGATGTTTTGAATGCGGTTATTTAACGCTGTAAGAGCTGGCGTTCCTTCTAAAAAGTTAACATAATCAGCTTGATTGCCGCCAGCAAAGAAGATGGCCTCCGCTTTATTAATTTTGTCAATAACAGCAGAATCTGAACCCGCATTGTTTAAGTTTGTGACAATCAAAGTGCTAACCGAGTTCAATGGTTTGCCAATAGATTGTGCGAGATCATACACGTATTGATTGTAAGCATCTGTTCCTGTTGCTCGAATGATAAGAAAATCACCGCCGTTTGCCTTTTCAATCATCCATTTAAAAGCTTCGTCTACGTCCGTACTTCCTCCCATCATCACTTGTCCGAATGTAGTGGTAGGTGAAACGTTTGTAGTACTTCCGACGGTGTAAAGCTTGTAATTTGCAGCAGCGGAAGCTGGTAAAGAAGGGGCCACAAGGGCGGCAGCAGACAAAGCAGCAATCACTGTGTGTTTAAAGCGAGTAAAGCGTTTTTTCATACATTTGTTCCTCCTCTGAATAAAGTGTTGATTACAACTTTTACTTATGCAAGTACCGTGCCAAAACTGAAAATTCAAAATTTACAGTGAATTAAAGGGGAGATGGTGTTTTAGGGGTTGTTTAAGGTTGTTATTTGAAACAGAAATGAACCTTATATAGCCTGCAAGACGACTTGAGGAAAAGAAAAGGAGGGAATATGGTATACATAAGCGTATTAAATGTAATAACTCACTACTATAGAAAGAAGAGGAATAAAATGATTCAATCATTTAAACTTATACCAAGTGCAGCAGGCAGGAAAATGCCCGTATATATGTTTCAAATTGATGATCTTTTGCTCGATACAGGACCGAGAAGTGTAGAAAAGCAAGTACGTTCTATCGTAAAAGATATCCATATTACGCGTGTCATTCATACGCATCATCACGAAGACCACACTGGGAATAGCGCATGGATACAGAAGGAATACAATTTGCCTCAATGGATTCATCCTGTAGGAGTAT belongs to Ectobacillus sp. JY-23 and includes:
- the aspA gene encoding aspartate ammonia-lyase gives rise to the protein MNATRIERDFLGEKHVPKEAYYGVQTLRALENFPITGYRIHPSLITAIAMVKKACALANMESKRLPSEIGRAIVKAAEEIIDGQLLEQFIVDPIQGGAGTSLNMNMNEVIANRALEMLGRDKGDYAYISPNTHVNMSQSTNDVFPTGIHLAALQMAEALLQTMNKLQEAFAKKGAEFDHIIKMGRTHLQDAVPIRLGQEFEAYSRVLQRDIKRVNISCQHLYEVNIGATAVGTGLNADVRYIEAVVRYLSVISGFPLTSAEHLVDATQNTDAYTEVSAALKVCMMNMSKIANDLRLMASGPRVGLAEIQLPPRQPGSSIMPGKVNPVMAELINQVAFQVIGNDHTICLASEAGQLELNVMEPVLVFNLLQSISIMNNAFEVFRKYCVEGIVANESMLKEYVDNSVGIITAISPHIGYETASRIAQEAVSTGKSVRELCLLYNVLDESTLDAILNPYAMTHPSPSVIGQLSS
- a CDS encoding cell wall metabolism sensor histidine kinase WalK is translated as MSIKTKFLLSYIVVICISIILMFAAGFLILFTITGDAKSVKYFYKNSHINKPLSAAEESAYLDLKFLAKHTPNELLDMKHVENRPSVEVVIRKGHNVTYASSPLNRNAVSKALPDFEEGNIRIRDTMQVNDTFYTYVKFDFFFPDNEEGSIFVLRKISSYTELVRNLFPILFGLLLLFLIVTLGAVNYIVSRSIIRPLLILKRGTERIWEGDLNFKLYGNSQDEVGQLTQSFEEMRKKLKESIELQLQYEESRKELLSNISHDLKTPITSIIGYVEGIRDGIANTKEKMDKYLTTIYTKAKDLDALIEELFLFSKLDLQRIPFVFEKVNISQYVQDYAEELQLDLQEQGIEVIVKHSCSTPIDVELDREKIKRVFSNLVHNSVKYMEKEQKQIQISLHEDLDAVTVQVSDNGPGIHSAELPYIFERFYRVEQSRSKQTGGSGLGLAIAKQIVQGHGGTIWANSEEGKGLDVFFTLPKAKREDTV
- a CDS encoding alpha/beta hydrolase, whose translation is MKKWMKIILLSFIALLVFITACFLIWAQAAYKPTKEALSLVQNKEDGAMVFGNPNAETGIIFYQGAKVEAEAYSYIGYELQKKGYFTVIPQLPLRFAIFDVNKADEIIKSYPQVRRWYIAGHSLGGAMGARYAYENKDKVAGIMFLAAYPADDLSNTSIPILSVYGERDGVATLSQMKEKEQLLSKNTTLHMIKGGNHAHFGMYGEQKGDNKSTITAKQQQKETIEVMTEWLNRQH
- a CDS encoding P1 family peptidase, whose product is MKKERIREYGIKIGRLQPGSRNAITDVEGITVGHVTLSEGDMQTGVTAIVPHQGNIFREKLVASSHVINGVGKTLGTIQIEELGTLETPIVLTNTLSVGIAADALIEYMLDDTPEIGRTTGSVNPVVCECNDMLLNDIRAGFVTKEHVLQALRNTSVEVEEGAVGAGTGMLCYSLKGGIGTASRMMEMEHGTYTMGVLILTNFGILSDLRVDGKAVGEELRDAILHSWEEKDKGSVIIIVATDLPVSERQLKRIIKRTVVGLSRTGSIITTGSGEVVIGFSTANTIPHQQKQLRKLSIVPEDDLDVAFRAISEATEEAVLNALIAATPVVGRDKNERPALYDLLQEYGISLK
- a CDS encoding response regulator transcription factor gives rise to the protein MKHILIIEDEESIAELQKDYLEINGYQVDVELSGETGMQRALQGGYDLIILDIMLPQINGFEVCKKIRSAVDIPILLVSAKKEEIDKIRGLGLGADDYITKPFSPSELVARVKAHLARYERLAGSGSVQQSNSIYVHGITIDKAARRVYIHNEEVPFTTKEFELLTFFVLHPNQVLSKTQLFESIWGYDSAGDVSTVTVHIRKLREKIERDPAHPQYIETLWGAGYRFNI
- a CDS encoding amidohydrolase; protein product: MNTFWLKNVLLETGYKYEDDVVTETETAQFHLFIEDGTIQNIISANEDLPAEASYYDACGLLVLPSFAEMHIHLNKTYYGGPWKAPTPNPSVFKRIAEEQKLLPEQLRFVKERAKKILNQESSSGTTFVRTHCNIDHSIGLHHLELTMEVLTDYKNKLDGEIVAFPQHGLLRNHAVSLMKEALRTGASLVGGLDPATVDGDIEKSLFTMMDLAVEFNVDIDMHLHDDGSLGTYTMKRLAQLTEEAGWHNRVTISHAFGLGAVSSKEAEDLAETFAALGIRIASTIPVDIPGVPVPLLQAKGVEIQLGTDSLTDHWDPFGTGDMLDKANILAQRFRWIDEKSLGQALPFITKGKCSLDCNGKQQWPRIGDRADFILIKASSAAEVIARKPNKRIVFYKGQSVAGELPPVKMERQN